Proteins co-encoded in one Marinomonas sp. IMCC 4694 genomic window:
- a CDS encoding glycine betaine/L-proline ABC transporter ATP-binding protein, translating into MDNTRETLIEIEGLYQIFGPDAKNVLPKVKAGASKEEILAETGHTIGLQDINLNVKRGEIFVIMGLSGSGKSTLIRHFNRLIDPTAGKIKVEGDDIMELPVKELTTFRRHKMAMVFQHFGLMPHRCVLDNVGYGLLIKGEKKAEWRPKAVSWLETVGLAGYEDQYPSQLSGGQQQRVGLARALCTDAEILLMDEAFSALDPLIRSEMQEQLMELQENLQKTIIFITHDLDEALRLGDRIAVLKDGKLVQVGTPVDIVLKPTDDYVRAFAKDVNRARALTVQTIMTPDTSKLEGNTAKDVRSHFPSDKSHAFVFNDEGYQGVLTKAQLDDMQDDDLLKEALIKVKTVRRTNLLQDVIPLSLNTRFDLPVVNKAGELKGRLEASKLADVLSP; encoded by the coding sequence ATGGATAATACACGCGAAACATTAATTGAAATCGAAGGTCTTTATCAAATTTTTGGCCCTGACGCCAAAAATGTGTTACCCAAGGTAAAAGCAGGCGCATCAAAAGAAGAAATTCTTGCAGAAACGGGTCACACCATCGGTTTACAAGACATTAACTTGAACGTCAAACGTGGTGAGATTTTTGTCATCATGGGCTTGTCAGGCTCTGGTAAATCGACTCTTATTCGTCATTTCAACCGTTTGATTGATCCGACAGCCGGAAAAATCAAAGTGGAAGGCGATGACATCATGGAGTTGCCTGTAAAAGAGCTAACTACTTTTAGACGTCATAAAATGGCCATGGTTTTTCAACATTTTGGTCTAATGCCCCACCGCTGTGTACTGGATAACGTAGGCTATGGCTTGCTAATAAAAGGTGAAAAAAAGGCAGAATGGAGACCTAAAGCGGTTTCCTGGTTGGAAACCGTTGGCTTAGCAGGGTATGAAGATCAGTACCCTTCTCAGCTATCGGGTGGCCAGCAACAACGTGTTGGTCTTGCTCGCGCACTCTGTACCGATGCGGAAATATTGCTAATGGACGAAGCTTTTTCAGCGCTTGATCCTTTGATTCGAAGCGAAATGCAAGAACAACTCATGGAGCTTCAAGAGAATCTTCAAAAAACCATTATCTTCATTACCCACGATCTTGATGAAGCACTCAGATTAGGCGATCGCATCGCGGTACTCAAGGATGGTAAGTTGGTGCAAGTTGGTACGCCTGTCGACATCGTTCTTAAACCGACAGACGACTACGTAAGAGCGTTTGCTAAAGATGTGAACCGTGCACGAGCATTGACGGTTCAGACCATCATGACACCGGACACCAGCAAACTTGAAGGAAACACCGCTAAAGACGTACGAAGCCATTTTCCTTCCGATAAAAGCCATGCGTTTGTTTTCAATGACGAAGGTTATCAAGGGGTCCTCACGAAAGCACAACTCGATGACATGCAAGACGATGATTTGCTAAAAGAAGCCCTTATCAAGGTGAAAACAGTGCGTCGTACGAATCTTTTGCAAGATGTCATTCCGCTGTCACTGAACACCCGTTTTGATTTACCCGTTGTCAATAAAGCAGGCGAACTCAAGGGTCGATTGGAAGCCAGTAAACTGGCTGATGTACTGTCGCCATAA
- the ectA gene encoding diaminobutyrate acetyltransferase, which produces MGLGKILFSKPGVTDGMAVNQLVASCPPLDTNSAYCNLLQTSHFCDTSVAARLDNTELVGFVSGYLIPNQADTLFVWQVAVSEKARGQGLAKKMVLTLLERSHCSGVRYLETSITASNQGSWALFKRLAKHLDAPLTESIMFDKQAHFNGQHDTEHLVRIGPISL; this is translated from the coding sequence ATGGGTTTAGGAAAAATACTTTTCAGTAAGCCGGGTGTTACAGACGGTATGGCGGTCAATCAGCTGGTGGCTTCATGTCCGCCTTTAGATACCAATTCTGCCTATTGTAACTTGCTACAAACTAGCCATTTTTGCGACACGTCGGTGGCAGCACGTCTCGACAATACCGAGTTGGTGGGGTTTGTTTCCGGTTATCTTATTCCAAATCAGGCAGACACCTTGTTTGTCTGGCAAGTTGCCGTGAGTGAAAAAGCACGCGGTCAAGGCCTTGCTAAAAAAATGGTTTTAACCTTGTTAGAACGTTCTCATTGTTCAGGAGTGCGTTATTTAGAAACCAGTATTACCGCTTCAAATCAAGGCTCTTGGGCTTTATTCAAACGCCTTGCCAAACATCTCGATGCGCCGTTAACGGAGTCGATTATGTTTGACAAACAGGCGCATTTTAATGGACAGCACGATACCGAACACCTCGTTCGCATCGGTCCCATTTCATTATAA
- the dapB gene encoding 4-hydroxy-tetrahydrodipicolinate reductase: MRVAVIGASGRMGKNLITAIGYADGMSLGAAILKPGSSLIGADAGEIAGVGKLGVAAVASLADCVNDFDVLIDFTTPALTLENAAFCVQHKKAIVVGTTGLNEAEKDALGLASVQSPVVFAPNMSVGVNVTLKLLATAAKILGDDYDVEIIEAHHRHKVDSPSGTALRMGEVVAEALGRDLKECAVYGREGQTGARTQKEIGFETIRAGDVVGEHSVWFATEGERIEIAHKASSRMTFAKGAVRAASWLSGKPAGMYDMQDVLDLK, from the coding sequence ATGCGAGTAGCTGTGATTGGTGCCTCCGGGCGCATGGGGAAAAATTTGATTACCGCCATAGGTTATGCCGATGGTATGTCGCTGGGTGCGGCCATTTTAAAACCAGGCAGCAGTTTGATCGGTGCTGATGCGGGTGAAATAGCCGGTGTCGGTAAACTGGGTGTGGCAGCCGTGGCTTCGTTGGCAGATTGTGTTAATGATTTTGATGTGCTGATTGATTTTACGACACCGGCATTAACGTTGGAAAATGCGGCGTTTTGTGTTCAACATAAAAAAGCCATTGTGGTCGGAACAACAGGTTTAAATGAGGCAGAGAAAGACGCTTTAGGCTTGGCTTCTGTACAATCTCCCGTTGTCTTCGCCCCTAACATGAGTGTGGGCGTAAATGTGACCCTAAAATTGCTTGCGACTGCGGCAAAAATTCTAGGGGATGACTACGATGTGGAGATCATCGAGGCGCATCATCGCCATAAAGTAGATTCCCCTTCTGGAACGGCATTGCGTATGGGGGAGGTGGTTGCTGAGGCCTTGGGCCGAGATTTAAAAGAGTGCGCTGTGTACGGTCGTGAAGGTCAAACAGGAGCGCGTACGCAAAAAGAGATTGGCTTTGAGACGATCCGAGCAGGGGATGTCGTCGGTGAGCACAGTGTTTGGTTTGCCACCGAAGGTGAGCGTATTGAGATTGCTCATAAAGCGAGCAGTCGCATGACGTTTGCAAAGGGTGCGGTTCGCGCGGCAAGCTGGTTGTCGGGTAAACCAGCGGGCATGTACGATATGCAAGATGTGCTGGATCTTAAGTAA
- a CDS encoding ABC transporter substrate-binding protein yields the protein MYKKSILAGLMTVAATSSFAADSCGKIQIADMNWNSASLMANVDKFILENGYGCDAELIPGDTMPTSTSMAEKGQPDIAPEMWTNAVKALIDRGVADGRLSISGQSLSDGGEEGFWVPKYMVDADPSLATIEGIKQHAKAFPNPEDASVSAFYGCPAGWGCQITAGNLFKALNLQESGFELIDPGSSAGLSGSLSRAYERKASWFGYYWAPTAILGKYDMVKVDFGTGVDTEHYIKCIAEDSCMDPKVTMYPPSPVFTITTTDFQKNAPEAYAYTTKRAFTNAQMNGLLAWMEDNQADGQYAAENFMFTYPEIWSKWVDKDVKAKIDKALDSL from the coding sequence ATGTATAAAAAAAGTATTCTGGCCGGTCTTATGACCGTTGCCGCCACCTCTTCTTTTGCCGCAGACAGCTGTGGCAAAATTCAAATTGCTGACATGAATTGGAACTCCGCTTCCCTCATGGCCAACGTTGATAAATTTATTTTAGAAAATGGTTACGGCTGTGATGCTGAGCTGATTCCTGGCGATACCATGCCAACCAGCACCTCCATGGCAGAAAAAGGCCAACCAGACATCGCCCCAGAAATGTGGACTAACGCGGTTAAAGCTCTGATTGATCGTGGTGTTGCAGACGGTCGTCTAAGCATATCAGGGCAATCATTATCGGATGGTGGCGAAGAAGGTTTTTGGGTTCCTAAATATATGGTAGATGCTGATCCATCATTGGCTACGATTGAAGGCATCAAGCAACATGCAAAGGCGTTTCCTAACCCTGAAGACGCGTCTGTCTCCGCTTTTTATGGCTGTCCTGCTGGGTGGGGCTGTCAGATCACCGCTGGCAATTTGTTCAAAGCATTGAACTTACAAGAATCTGGTTTTGAACTGATCGATCCCGGCTCTTCCGCAGGGTTGTCAGGCTCTCTTAGCCGAGCTTACGAAAGAAAAGCGTCTTGGTTCGGTTATTACTGGGCACCAACAGCGATTCTAGGTAAATATGACATGGTCAAAGTAGACTTTGGCACGGGTGTTGACACAGAGCATTACATCAAGTGCATCGCGGAAGACAGCTGCATGGACCCTAAGGTGACCATGTACCCGCCTTCCCCTGTGTTTACCATCACTACAACCGATTTCCAGAAAAATGCACCTGAAGCCTATGCGTATACGACCAAGCGTGCTTTTACCAACGCACAAATGAACGGCTTACTTGCTTGGATGGAAGACAATCAGGCAGATGGTCAATATGCCGCTGAAAACTTCATGTTTACTTACCCAGAGATCTGGTCTAAATGGGTCGATAAAGACGTGAAAGCCAAAATTGATAAAGCACTAGACAGTCTCTAA
- a CDS encoding ABC transporter permease gives MTDTSWLTEFPDMSRRDLLAIRQTLDGAYRSFSRSYGESIENFFNPLLHFLVWFENLLLETPWWLVLAAIVGLVYAATRSWKLCAGVLASFVTIGYFGMWEDTMRTLSIITVCTILSICIGIPIGILMARSDRAKSIITPLLDIMQTMPAFVYLIPVVMLLGIGRIPGVIAVVIYAIPPVIRLTNLGIRLVNQETLEAATAYGATPTQRLFGVQIPLAMPTIMAGINQTIMMALAMVVVASMIGVKGLGQPVLKSITNQYFTLGLLNGLAIVALAIIFDRVSQSYAKRAQKHLEGNENG, from the coding sequence ATGACAGACACCTCTTGGTTGACAGAATTTCCCGACATGAGTCGACGCGATCTTCTCGCGATCAGACAAACATTGGATGGCGCCTATCGGTCTTTTTCACGCTCCTATGGTGAATCCATTGAAAACTTCTTCAACCCCCTTTTGCATTTTTTGGTCTGGTTTGAAAACCTTCTGCTTGAAACCCCATGGTGGCTTGTTTTAGCTGCGATCGTCGGCTTAGTGTATGCCGCGACACGATCTTGGAAACTGTGTGCCGGTGTACTCGCCTCCTTTGTTACCATTGGTTATTTTGGTATGTGGGAAGACACAATGCGCACCCTTAGCATTATTACCGTCTGCACTATTCTTTCTATTTGTATCGGTATTCCTATCGGCATTTTAATGGCGCGATCCGACAGAGCAAAGTCCATCATTACGCCACTGCTTGATATCATGCAGACCATGCCCGCTTTTGTTTATTTAATTCCTGTGGTTATGCTGCTTGGTATCGGCAGAATACCTGGGGTTATTGCGGTAGTTATCTACGCTATACCGCCCGTTATACGCCTAACAAATTTAGGTATCCGCTTAGTCAATCAAGAAACATTGGAAGCGGCAACCGCCTACGGCGCCACACCTACCCAACGTTTATTTGGGGTACAAATCCCCCTTGCCATGCCAACTATCATGGCGGGTATCAACCAAACTATTATGATGGCATTAGCCATGGTGGTGGTCGCCTCTATGATTGGCGTTAAAGGGCTAGGTCAACCCGTTCTAAAATCCATCACGAACCAATATTTCACCCTTGGGCTTTTAAATGGCCTTGCTATTGTCGCGCTCGCGATCATCTTTGACCGCGTTTCTCAAAGCTATGCAAAACGCGCACAAAAACATCTTGAAGGGAATGAAAATGGATAA
- a CDS encoding NAD(P)/FAD-dependent oxidoreductase yields the protein MSKSDVGSTPPMYDMAIIGAGLAGSLCAHLLSEPDISLCIIDKSRGSGGRASSKRLDDGTSCDLGAPFIHAKQEETRNLLETLTKQQVTAHWPQLNTNEAQAFVGTPKMSAITRHWIADTDFITNTRVHHLEHHADDHDEQGYWLIRDDKYQPVVRAKKIIIAAPAPQAAAILSTNERLAVLLLRANQACAHYQSQWAMWLETDTCDLSAIIELKDSPIKRMIKDNHKPMRHSDNHDRWVIQANPAWSKQHLDANKEWIAQALLQAFSEETEHRVLKHGEPHRWFLSRFAENRGNNDFAWAPEHNIGLAGDWLCQGDAEGALLSAIALTNRIKGHDL from the coding sequence ATGAGTAAATCAGACGTCGGTTCAACGCCCCCAATGTACGACATGGCCATTATTGGCGCAGGTTTGGCTGGCAGTTTATGCGCTCACTTGTTGTCTGAGCCAGATATCAGCCTCTGCATAATTGACAAAAGCCGCGGTAGCGGCGGACGAGCCAGCAGCAAAAGATTAGACGATGGCACCAGCTGCGACCTTGGGGCGCCCTTCATTCACGCCAAGCAAGAAGAAACACGCAACCTACTTGAGACGCTTACCAAGCAGCAAGTTACCGCTCATTGGCCACAGCTCAACACCAATGAAGCACAAGCATTTGTTGGGACACCCAAAATGAGTGCCATCACCCGTCACTGGATTGCTGACACTGACTTTATTACCAATACCCGTGTTCATCATTTAGAACACCATGCGGATGACCATGACGAGCAAGGCTATTGGCTTATCCGAGACGATAAGTATCAGCCCGTGGTTCGTGCTAAGAAAATCATCATTGCTGCACCAGCGCCGCAAGCGGCCGCTATTTTATCAACGAACGAAAGGCTCGCTGTTTTACTCCTCAGAGCAAACCAAGCCTGCGCCCATTACCAATCCCAATGGGCAATGTGGTTAGAAACCGATACCTGTGACCTAAGTGCCATTATCGAACTAAAAGACTCCCCGATTAAACGCATGATCAAAGACAATCACAAACCGATGCGCCACAGTGACAATCATGACAGATGGGTCATTCAAGCCAATCCTGCATGGAGCAAACAACACCTCGACGCGAACAAAGAGTGGATCGCTCAAGCACTTCTTCAAGCGTTTTCTGAAGAAACTGAACACAGAGTCTTAAAGCACGGCGAACCCCATCGTTGGTTTTTAAGTCGTTTTGCTGAAAATAGAGGCAATAATGACTTTGCATGGGCGCCCGAGCATAATATTGGCCTTGCTGGTGATTGGCTCTGTCAAGGCGATGCAGAAGGGGCTTTACTCAGTGCCATCGCACTCACTAATCGCATAAAAGGTCATGATCTATAA
- a CDS encoding sodium-dependent transporter — MSNKTSIQGSWASRWIFILAATGSAVGLGNIWKFPYITGENGGGAFVLVYLACILLVGIPIMMAEVFIGRRARKNPINALIDVAQESQGPKTWGIIGLIGMLSGVFIFSFYSVVGGWVLHYIKAMLTGEMQGVTSDQAGATFSALLADPATLLGWHTLFSIMTVMVVAAGINKGIETATRVMMPALFVLLIILLGYAMTTDGFAQSWNFMFHVDFSKLTWNSALIALGHSFFTLSLGMGTIMAYGSYMTKTASIGKTVLTIGALDTLVALVAGLAIFPIIFSNGMDPAAGPGLMFISLPVAFGQMPFGQLFGVLFFVLVGVAAWTSAISLLEPTVAFLVERFKMKRKSAAIALGVVVWSLGIACLGSFSFMSDVTLFGKNTFDFLDYITANIMLPLGGILIALFAGWVVKDKFAQEELELHGAVYSLWRLSMKFTAPIAVAVVLYFLINPLP, encoded by the coding sequence ATGTCAAATAAAACTTCTATCCAAGGCTCTTGGGCGAGCCGATGGATTTTCATTCTTGCAGCAACAGGATCTGCCGTCGGATTAGGTAACATCTGGAAATTCCCCTACATCACAGGTGAAAATGGCGGCGGCGCCTTTGTTCTGGTGTATTTAGCCTGTATTTTACTGGTCGGTATTCCCATCATGATGGCGGAAGTCTTTATTGGTCGTCGCGCCCGTAAAAACCCCATCAACGCTCTGATCGATGTCGCGCAAGAATCACAAGGACCGAAAACATGGGGCATCATCGGCCTTATTGGTATGTTATCAGGTGTGTTTATTTTTTCGTTTTACTCTGTCGTAGGCGGCTGGGTGCTTCACTATATTAAGGCCATGCTAACGGGCGAAATGCAAGGGGTCACATCAGACCAAGCAGGCGCTACTTTTAGTGCCCTTCTTGCTGACCCTGCGACTTTATTAGGCTGGCACACACTGTTTAGCATCATGACCGTGATGGTGGTTGCTGCCGGCATCAATAAAGGCATTGAAACGGCTACCCGCGTGATGATGCCAGCGCTTTTCGTGCTGCTCATCATTTTGCTGGGGTATGCCATGACAACCGATGGTTTTGCTCAAAGTTGGAATTTTATGTTCCATGTTGATTTCAGTAAACTAACCTGGAATTCGGCTTTGATCGCATTAGGGCATTCGTTCTTTACTTTGTCTTTGGGCATGGGGACCATCATGGCCTATGGTTCGTACATGACGAAAACGGCATCTATTGGTAAAACCGTGCTGACCATTGGCGCGCTGGACACCTTGGTCGCTTTGGTGGCAGGTTTGGCGATATTCCCCATTATATTCTCAAATGGCATGGACCCTGCTGCAGGGCCAGGTTTGATGTTCATTTCCTTGCCAGTAGCATTTGGCCAGATGCCATTTGGGCAATTGTTTGGTGTTTTGTTCTTCGTATTAGTGGGTGTCGCTGCATGGACATCGGCTATTTCATTACTCGAACCCACGGTCGCCTTTCTAGTGGAACGCTTTAAGATGAAACGAAAGTCCGCGGCCATCGCTTTAGGCGTGGTCGTATGGTCACTAGGCATTGCATGCCTAGGATCGTTCAGTTTTATGTCTGACGTCACCTTGTTTGGTAAAAACACATTTGATTTCTTAGACTATATTACCGCCAATATCATGTTACCACTGGGTGGGATCTTAATCGCCTTGTTTGCCGGCTGGGTTGTAAAAGACAAGTTTGCCCAAGAAGAGTTGGAGCTTCATGGCGCGGTTTATTCTTTGTGGAGACTCTCCATGAAGTTTACGGCTCCGATTGCCGTTGCTGTTGTGCTTTACTTCCTAATTAACCCTTTACCATAA
- a CDS encoding flagellar motor protein MotB: MSDEEEPDCPECVEGLPAYMGTFADLMSLLMCFFVLLLSFAEMDVIKFKQIAGSLKLAFGVQSEVSAESVPMGTSIIAQEFSPGRPEPTPINEVKQKADDTPENTLEVICQPGESELKVQENSGSPSPVTVVDKSNADLKKEEQIQQTEGDAQMVASVMREEISKGLVEIETQEETITIRIKDKGSFESGSAELNYDFIPVMEMIREVLVGIQGTISVEGHTDNVPIDSRQFRSNWQLSSARAISVAEELFGTGQLDQGRFAVTGYSDTRPLVPNDTSAHRATNRRVEIVIKQNDTSRPLMRSTLDEVPSDGVIEFDRSMVEDLAPNEIF, translated from the coding sequence ATGAGTGATGAAGAAGAACCAGATTGCCCCGAGTGTGTAGAGGGATTGCCCGCTTATATGGGAACCTTTGCCGATCTTATGTCTTTGTTAATGTGTTTTTTCGTGCTTTTGCTGTCGTTTGCTGAGATGGATGTCATTAAGTTTAAGCAAATTGCGGGGTCTTTAAAGTTAGCATTTGGGGTTCAGAGTGAGGTGTCGGCCGAGTCTGTCCCGATGGGAACGTCTATTATAGCCCAAGAGTTTAGTCCAGGTAGACCGGAACCCACCCCGATTAACGAAGTGAAGCAAAAAGCCGATGACACACCCGAAAATACACTGGAAGTTATCTGTCAGCCTGGAGAGTCTGAGCTGAAAGTACAAGAAAACTCAGGGTCTCCCTCTCCTGTGACGGTGGTTGATAAATCTAACGCGGATCTTAAAAAAGAGGAACAAATTCAGCAAACGGAAGGTGATGCGCAAATGGTGGCGTCTGTGATGCGTGAAGAAATTTCGAAAGGCCTAGTAGAGATTGAAACACAGGAAGAAACCATTACGATCCGAATTAAAGACAAAGGGTCATTTGAGTCAGGTTCGGCAGAGTTAAACTATGACTTTATCCCAGTTATGGAAATGATCCGTGAAGTCTTAGTGGGTATTCAAGGGACTATTTCGGTAGAAGGTCATACGGATAACGTGCCCATTGATAGTCGGCAATTTCGTTCTAATTGGCAACTGTCTTCAGCCAGAGCCATTTCAGTTGCGGAGGAGCTCTTTGGTACAGGTCAACTCGACCAGGGCCGTTTTGCTGTAACCGGGTATTCTGATACTAGGCCCCTAGTACCTAATGACACGTCGGCACACCGTGCGACTAATCGACGTGTCGAAATTGTCATTAAGCAGAACGACACCTCTCGACCACTAATGCGAAGCACTCTTGATGAAGTACCATCGGATGGCGTGATTGAATTTGATCGCAGTATGGTGGAGGACTTGGCACCGAACGAAATTTTTTAG
- a CDS encoding MarR family winged helix-turn-helix transcriptional regulator: MSNSPQHLHDVLVHLRRIIRATDLQSKRVVKACGLTIPQIMVLRSIEELGDVTVRKISDSVSLSQATVTTILNRLEDRKYVERVRAQKDKRIVNARLTVEGKATLATAPPLLHEKFVHEFESLEGWEQTQVLSSLQRIAMMMDAEHIDAAPILDINSPDF, from the coding sequence ATGTCTAATTCACCTCAACATTTGCACGATGTCCTCGTTCATCTAAGACGAATCATTCGTGCAACAGATTTACAATCAAAACGCGTTGTTAAAGCCTGTGGATTAACCATTCCACAAATCATGGTATTACGCTCTATCGAGGAGCTGGGTGATGTGACTGTGCGCAAAATATCGGACAGCGTATCGTTGAGCCAAGCGACGGTGACCACCATTCTAAATCGCCTCGAAGACAGAAAATACGTTGAGCGTGTCAGAGCTCAAAAAGACAAGCGTATTGTTAACGCGCGACTCACTGTTGAAGGAAAGGCAACATTAGCGACAGCCCCTCCTTTGTTGCATGAAAAGTTTGTGCATGAATTTGAATCACTCGAAGGCTGGGAGCAAACACAGGTCCTATCCTCACTTCAGCGCATCGCCATGATGATGGACGCTGAACACATTGACGCGGCTCCTATTTTAGACATTAACTCACCAGACTTCTAA
- a CDS encoding cryptochrome/photolyase family protein has translation MNITHIVWLRNDLRWLDNPALYFASLSAQASGQGICVLLTPTPEQWTQHNESDAKNSLRAGLIKRLAQALAKLGIPVHSLETQTYDLLPDRIREFCLENRIQDVWFNDDLPVHEQQRDQAVFEELQKHNIKTHIQPTDLIVSQAVLSQQGTPFKVFTPFYNKWVSLLAQQDSAPLPGPERQSAAIQPTEFDFNWATTHRDDLWPADQDTAKQKLWQFCHHKEKHYQAHRDYPMQPGTSTLSPYLALGALGPRQCLEAIFYTCNQEEKRWQDSIWLKELAWRDFYRQLMAHFPFLSMNRPFKSETSALIWRDNDADFTAWCEGKTGFPIVDAAMRQLNQTGWMHNRLRMVAASFCTKLLFADWRKGEAYFMSKLIDGEFAANNGGWQWSASTGCDAAPYFRVFNPTRQSETYDKNGDFIRRFVPELAKLDAKSIHDPKPEQRKQCGYPLPIIDYKPARLAAIEAFKALK, from the coding sequence ATGAATATTACTCATATTGTTTGGCTAAGAAACGACCTGCGCTGGCTGGATAATCCAGCACTGTATTTTGCGTCGCTGTCCGCTCAAGCGTCAGGGCAAGGCATCTGCGTATTGCTTACACCCACCCCGGAACAATGGACACAACACAACGAATCGGATGCCAAAAATAGCCTGCGAGCCGGACTAATCAAACGCCTTGCTCAGGCACTCGCCAAGCTTGGCATTCCTGTGCATAGCCTTGAAACTCAAACATACGATTTATTACCTGATCGAATCCGTGAATTTTGTCTCGAAAATCGCATACAAGATGTGTGGTTCAATGATGATTTGCCCGTTCATGAGCAGCAACGAGATCAAGCGGTCTTTGAGGAATTGCAAAAACACAACATTAAAACGCACATTCAACCAACCGATTTAATTGTCTCTCAAGCGGTATTGAGCCAACAAGGTACGCCCTTTAAGGTATTTACCCCCTTTTATAACAAATGGGTTAGCCTGCTTGCTCAACAAGACAGTGCGCCGCTACCTGGCCCTGAGCGACAATCGGCCGCCATTCAACCGACTGAGTTTGATTTTAATTGGGCTACAACCCACCGCGACGATTTGTGGCCTGCCGATCAGGACACCGCCAAACAAAAACTGTGGCAATTTTGCCATCATAAAGAAAAACACTACCAAGCCCACCGCGATTACCCCATGCAACCGGGCACCAGCACGCTGTCGCCCTACCTTGCACTGGGGGCATTGGGACCCAGACAATGCTTAGAAGCCATTTTTTATACCTGTAATCAAGAAGAAAAACGCTGGCAAGACAGCATCTGGCTAAAGGAGCTGGCGTGGCGGGACTTCTACCGTCAACTCATGGCACACTTTCCTTTTCTCTCCATGAATCGCCCCTTTAAATCCGAAACCAGCGCCTTGATATGGCGCGACAACGACGCCGATTTTACCGCTTGGTGTGAAGGCAAAACGGGGTTCCCCATAGTCGATGCGGCCATGCGTCAACTGAATCAAACCGGCTGGATGCACAATCGATTGCGCATGGTCGCCGCCAGCTTCTGCACCAAACTGTTGTTTGCCGATTGGCGTAAAGGCGAAGCCTATTTTATGAGCAAACTCATCGATGGTGAATTTGCGGCTAATAACGGTGGTTGGCAATGGAGCGCCTCAACAGGCTGTGATGCAGCACCTTACTTTCGCGTATTTAACCCCACCAGACAATCCGAAACCTACGATAAAAATGGTGACTTTATTCGTCGATTCGTTCCGGAACTCGCCAAATTAGATGCAAAATCTATACATGATCCAAAGCCCGAACAGCGCAAACAATGCGGCTATCCACTGCCCATTATTGATTACAAACCGGCGCGACTCGCTGCTATCGAGGCCTTTAAGGCCCTCAAATAA
- the pomA gene encoding flagellar motor protein PomA: MDIATLIGLVGSFIVIIAAIFVGGSAGMFLDLASTLIVLVGSTFVILMQYPLSQFLGAGKIAAKAFMFKSVPLDTLIDEIYGLADEARKGGLLSLEGKEVSHPFLSKGIQMLVDGHDGNVVKNQLSRDMSQAYFRHTSGSKVFKSFGDVGPAMGMIGTLVGLVQMLANMSDPKAIGPAMAVALLTTLYGAMLANMVCLPISAKLNIRADEELTCQKMILDALLAIQSGQNPRILDGALKTYIAEGKRIERE, encoded by the coding sequence GTGGATATCGCAACGTTAATAGGACTTGTTGGATCGTTTATTGTAATCATCGCGGCTATTTTTGTCGGCGGTTCAGCTGGGATGTTTTTAGACCTTGCTTCTACCCTGATTGTATTGGTCGGTTCTACCTTTGTTATCTTAATGCAATACCCGCTTAGCCAGTTCTTAGGAGCGGGTAAAATCGCGGCGAAAGCCTTTATGTTTAAGAGTGTCCCTTTGGATACTTTAATCGATGAGATTTATGGATTGGCCGATGAAGCTCGTAAAGGCGGTCTATTGTCTTTAGAAGGCAAAGAGGTCAGTCATCCGTTCTTATCAAAAGGCATCCAGATGCTGGTGGATGGTCATGATGGCAACGTGGTTAAAAACCAATTATCCAGAGATATGAGCCAGGCTTATTTCCGGCACACCTCGGGTTCAAAAGTATTTAAATCATTTGGCGACGTGGGTCCTGCTATGGGGATGATAGGAACTTTAGTGGGTTTGGTCCAGATGTTGGCGAACATGTCTGACCCTAAAGCCATTGGCCCTGCGATGGCGGTCGCGTTGCTGACTACGTTGTACGGCGCTATGTTGGCAAACATGGTGTGCTTGCCCATTTCGGCAAAACTAAACATTCGCGCAGACGAAGAGTTGACGTGTCAGAAAATGATACTGGATGCTCTTTTGGCGATTCAATCCGGTCAGAACCCACGTATTTTGGATGGTGCTTTGAAAACCTATATTGCCGAAGGCAAACGTATTGAGCGTGAATAA